One region of Pseudomonas alvandae genomic DNA includes:
- the recD gene encoding exodeoxyribonuclease V subunit alpha → MSRSFADLLPRPSEDESLANLAPLSEASDLLLLLTRWVERGWLRALDKAFVAFLHELEPNDDPLVLLAAALTSHQLGHGHVCLDLFETLSEPDFALSLPPEGDVQTGATLLPSQILQALDPAHWCKVLASSRLVALAVDMTEEAQQRPLVLSGKRLYLRRYWAYERRIDEALRQRLAGHGAAPDDLRERLAGLFGAASLTGPIDWQKLACALATRSAFSIVTGGPGTGKTTTVVRLLALLQAPAVEAGKPLRIRLAAPTGKAAARLTESISQQVRTLDVSDGVRERIPCDVTTVHRLLGSRPGTRHFRHHRGNRLPLDVLVVDEASMIDLEMMANLLDALPPHARLVLLGDKDQLASVEAGAVLGDLCRDAEEGWYSPQTLAWLESVSGENLAASDLKQDLDGAHPLAQQVVMLRHSRRFGEGSGIGQLARSVNRQQPEKARQVLQGGQYADLFFLGLKGEHDGVLERFLLDGRVDGPQGYRHYLNLLRQRRPDISRPLEDSCWTEWARDVLAAFDEFQLLCAVRKGPWGVEGLNQRITAALLKARLIDSDHLWYEGRPVLMTRNDYGLGLMNGDIGIALKLPERDGPDAGRQVLRVAFPRNDGQGGVRFVLPSRLNDVETVYAMTVHKSQGSEFAHTALILPDVLNPVLTKELVYTAVTRGKHWFSLIEPRAGVFEEAVRRKVKRLSGLMLEWEQGG, encoded by the coding sequence ATGAGTCGTTCCTTTGCCGACCTGCTCCCCAGACCGTCCGAAGACGAGAGCCTGGCCAACCTTGCGCCGCTGAGTGAGGCGAGTGATCTGTTGCTGCTGCTCACGCGCTGGGTGGAGCGCGGCTGGCTTCGAGCCCTGGACAAGGCGTTTGTCGCGTTCCTCCATGAGCTGGAGCCCAACGACGATCCGCTGGTACTGCTCGCCGCGGCACTGACCAGTCACCAACTGGGTCATGGGCACGTCTGCCTGGATCTGTTCGAGACACTCAGCGAGCCGGACTTCGCACTGTCGCTCCCTCCCGAGGGCGACGTTCAGACAGGCGCAACGCTGTTGCCGTCCCAGATACTGCAAGCTCTGGACCCCGCCCATTGGTGCAAGGTCCTGGCATCCAGTCGCCTGGTCGCCTTGGCGGTCGACATGACTGAAGAGGCGCAGCAGCGGCCGTTGGTGCTGTCGGGCAAACGCCTCTATCTGCGCCGTTACTGGGCCTATGAACGGCGGATCGATGAAGCATTGCGTCAACGGCTGGCCGGTCATGGCGCAGCGCCCGATGACCTGCGCGAGCGCCTTGCGGGATTGTTCGGAGCGGCCAGTCTCACAGGTCCGATCGATTGGCAGAAGCTGGCCTGCGCGCTGGCGACCCGGAGCGCTTTCAGCATCGTGACGGGCGGCCCGGGCACAGGGAAGACCACCACGGTCGTGCGTCTGCTTGCCTTGTTGCAGGCGCCGGCTGTCGAGGCTGGGAAACCGCTGCGTATTCGCCTGGCCGCGCCCACTGGCAAGGCAGCGGCGCGCTTGACCGAGTCCATCAGCCAGCAGGTCCGGACGCTGGATGTGTCCGATGGCGTGCGCGAGCGCATTCCCTGCGACGTCACCACCGTCCATCGACTGCTGGGCAGCCGCCCTGGTACTCGGCATTTTCGCCATCATCGGGGCAATCGCTTGCCACTGGATGTGCTGGTGGTTGATGAAGCGTCAATGATCGACCTGGAAATGATGGCGAATTTGCTGGATGCACTGCCGCCTCATGCGCGCCTGGTGCTGCTGGGTGACAAGGACCAGTTGGCGTCGGTCGAGGCGGGTGCGGTTCTGGGGGATCTATGTCGGGATGCCGAGGAAGGCTGGTATAGCCCGCAGACCCTGGCCTGGCTCGAGTCCGTCAGCGGCGAGAACCTGGCGGCCAGCGACCTGAAGCAGGACCTCGATGGCGCTCATCCCCTGGCCCAGCAAGTGGTCATGCTCAGGCATTCCCGGCGCTTTGGCGAAGGCAGCGGCATTGGGCAATTGGCCCGCAGCGTGAATCGGCAACAGCCGGAGAAAGCCCGTCAGGTGCTGCAGGGCGGTCAATATGCGGACCTGTTTTTCCTTGGGCTCAAAGGCGAGCATGACGGAGTGCTGGAGCGTTTTCTGCTCGACGGCCGAGTAGATGGCCCGCAAGGGTATCGGCATTACCTGAATCTGCTGCGGCAACGGCGCCCGGACATTTCTCGTCCGTTGGAAGACAGTTGCTGGACGGAGTGGGCCAGGGATGTCCTGGCGGCATTCGACGAGTTCCAGTTGCTTTGTGCCGTGCGCAAAGGCCCGTGGGGTGTCGAGGGGTTGAATCAGCGGATCACGGCTGCGTTGCTCAAGGCTCGTTTGATCGACAGCGATCATCTCTGGTACGAGGGGCGTCCGGTACTGATGACTCGCAACGACTACGGGCTCGGGTTGATGAATGGCGATATCGGCATCGCCCTAAAGCTGCCTGAGCGTGACGGGCCTGATGCGGGCAGACAGGTGTTGAGAGTTGCCTTCCCCCGTAACGATGGCCAAGGTGGCGTGCGTTTTGTCCTGCCCAGTCGCCTGAATGATGTGGAAACCGTGTACGCCATGACGGTGCACAAGTCCCAAGGCTCGGAGTTCGCCCATACGGCGCTCATCCTTCCCGATGTGTTGAACCCCGTGTTGACCAAGGAACTGGTATACACGGCGGTTACCCGGGGCAAGCACTGGTTCAGTCTCATAGAGCCGAGAGCCGGGGTATTCGAGGAGGCCGTCCGCCGCAAGGTCAAGCGCCTGAGTGGGTTGATGTTGGAATGGGAACAAGGTGGCTGA
- a CDS encoding diguanylate cyclase domain-containing protein, with protein MSSPKPRVRPTLGSVIGRGHLIVALVAISMASISLTLLGVLALRVYADHNLHLIARSINYTVEAAVVFDDAAAATEALALIAATEEVADAQIFNEHGRLLAHWQRPDTGLLSGLELHIAKAFLEKPISLPIVHQGQNIGRILLAGHGGSLLRFLLSGLAGIVLCTAISAWVALYLARRQLRSITGPLRSLAEVAHAARCERALDRRVPPADIAELDNLGNDFNALLAELESWQTHLQSENETLAHQASHDSLTGLPNRAFFEGRLIRALRNASKLDEQVAVLYLDSDRFKGINDNFGHAAGDAVLTAVATRVRAQLRENDLVARLGGDEFAVLLTPLHKVEDAERIAEKIIASMDMPIQLPGNASVLTSLSVGIAVFPEHGATPGALLSAADAAMYQAKRLARGGQHTAGSEHPVADLQTRS; from the coding sequence ATGAGTTCCCCAAAGCCACGAGTTCGGCCCACGTTGGGCTCGGTTATCGGTCGCGGCCATCTGATCGTCGCACTGGTGGCGATCTCCATGGCCAGCATTTCGCTGACGCTGCTCGGCGTGCTCGCGTTGCGGGTCTATGCCGATCACAACCTGCATTTGATCGCCCGTTCAATCAATTACACCGTGGAGGCCGCCGTGGTGTTTGATGACGCGGCCGCCGCCACGGAAGCGCTGGCGCTGATTGCCGCCACCGAAGAAGTAGCCGATGCGCAGATATTCAATGAGCACGGTCGCCTTCTGGCTCACTGGCAGCGACCCGACACCGGCCTCTTGTCGGGTCTGGAATTGCATATCGCGAAGGCATTCCTGGAAAAACCGATCAGCCTTCCCATCGTCCACCAAGGACAGAACATCGGCAGAATCTTGCTGGCCGGACATGGCGGAAGCCTGTTGCGATTTTTGCTCAGCGGCCTCGCGGGCATTGTTTTATGTACGGCGATAAGCGCCTGGGTCGCACTGTATCTGGCGAGGCGCCAGTTGCGGTCGATTACCGGGCCACTGCGCAGCCTGGCTGAAGTGGCTCACGCCGCGCGCTGCGAGCGCGCTCTGGATCGTCGCGTGCCGCCGGCCGACATCGCTGAACTGGACAACCTGGGCAACGACTTCAACGCCTTGCTTGCCGAACTGGAATCCTGGCAGACCCATCTGCAAAGTGAAAACGAAACCTTGGCTCACCAGGCCAGCCACGACAGCCTGACCGGATTGCCTAACCGGGCATTTTTCGAAGGTCGATTGATCCGCGCGTTGCGCAATGCCAGCAAGCTCGACGAGCAGGTGGCCGTCCTGTATCTGGACAGCGACCGCTTCAAGGGCATCAATGACAACTTCGGTCACGCTGCCGGCGACGCGGTGCTGACTGCCGTGGCGACCCGGGTCCGCGCGCAGTTGCGAGAGAATGACCTGGTCGCGCGCCTGGGGGGCGATGAGTTTGCCGTGCTGCTGACGCCCCTGCACAAGGTCGAGGATGCCGAGCGGATCGCTGAGAAAATCATTGCCAGCATGGACATGCCGATTCAGTTGCCCGGCAATGCCTCGGTCTTGACGTCCCTCAGTGTCGGTATCGCGGTTTTTCCCGAACATGGTGCCACGCCCGGCGCCTTGCTGAGTGCCGCCGATGCTGCGATGTACCAGGCCAAGCGCCTCGCCCGAGGCGGCCAACACACGGCAGGGTCGGAGCACCCGGTCGCGGATCTTCAAACCAGGAGCTGA
- the recB gene encoding exodeoxyribonuclease V subunit beta — MSRQTPLALAFPLRGSQLIEASAGTGKTFTISALYLRLVLGHGGSAAGFGRELLPPQILVVTFTDAATKELRDRIRTRLAEAARFFRDEIPAPDSLVTALRDEFDEGQWPACANRLDIAAQWMDEAAVSTIHGWCQRMLREHAFDSGSLFTQTLETDHSELLGEVLRDYWRLFCYSMQGEALDWVRTHWGGPAALLPRVKGLFSNGRGNDDGLEPAELIAAALQERSAALLDLKAPWRQWAVELLEICQQGVASKSVDGRKMQARYFEPWFQKITAWVEDESVELLDIGTGFTRLTPEGMAEAWKGEVPNHPGLDAMSGLKASLDALPTPDAAVLQHAAQWVGERFEAEKRRRAEMGFDDMLLRLDAALQAEGGERLASVIREQFPVALIDEFQDTDPVQYRIFESIYRIKDNDPETGLFLIGDPKQAIYAFRGADIYTYLRAREATAGRLHTLGTNFRSSHAMVGAVNHIFQNAETRPKGRGAFLFREPSGENPVPFLAVGSQGRKESLLIAGQTVPAMNIWHLASDQPLSGATYRQHMAAACASEITALLNGGQSGRDGFVSDGDTLRGLLPADIAILVRDGKEAQAVRGELSARGVRSVYLSDKDSVFAAQEARDLLTWLKACAEPDAERPLRAALASITLDLPITELERLNQDELAWESRVMQFRGYRLVWRTQGVLPMLRRLLHDFKLPQALMTRGDGERVLTNLLHLCELLQQAAVELDGEQALIRYLSEHLALTGQAGEEQILRLESDEQLVKVVTIHKSKGLEYPLVFLPFICSTKPVDGSRLPLHYHDEAGQAQISLTPTPVLIAKADDERLAEDLRLLYVALTRAQHACWLGVADLKRGSNSRSILHLSALGYLLGGGAPLTESVALRQWLEDLQQGSQAVNCQDMPQANDEHYLPAQNEAVLRAPLLPVRKASENWWIASYSALRLGETLSAGGDTAPENPQAQKQFDDERLDPDAPREVVAVGGDIHRFPRGPNPGTFLHGLLEWSAREGFTTTPAVIEDAIARRCNRRGWKGWITTLGDWLQHLITTPLHIGGGQAPVLLTQLTRFQVEMEFWFASHKVDVLKLDELVCRFTHGGVARIAAEPVLLNGMFKGFIDLTFEHDGRYYVADYKSNWLGADDTAYTVQAMEQSILDNRYDLQYVLYLLALHRQLKARLPDYDYDRHVGGALYIFLRGTRAASQGVYFTKPPRALIEQLDRLFRGAPEPKAEPAWVQGELL, encoded by the coding sequence ATGAGTCGGCAAACTCCGTTGGCCCTGGCCTTCCCGTTGCGTGGCAGTCAGTTGATCGAGGCCAGCGCCGGTACGGGCAAGACTTTCACCATATCTGCTTTGTACTTGCGCCTGGTATTGGGGCACGGCGGATCGGCGGCTGGATTCGGTCGCGAACTGCTTCCCCCGCAGATCCTGGTGGTGACCTTTACTGACGCCGCAACCAAGGAGTTGCGTGATCGTATCCGTACGCGCCTGGCAGAGGCGGCGCGTTTTTTTCGCGACGAAATTCCTGCACCGGACTCGTTGGTAACAGCGTTGCGTGATGAGTTTGACGAAGGGCAATGGCCTGCCTGTGCCAACCGGCTCGACATTGCCGCGCAATGGATGGATGAGGCAGCCGTTTCGACTATCCATGGTTGGTGCCAGCGCATGTTGCGCGAGCATGCTTTTGACAGTGGCAGCTTGTTTACCCAGACCCTGGAAACCGATCACAGCGAGCTGCTCGGCGAGGTGCTGCGCGACTACTGGCGGCTGTTCTGCTACTCGATGCAAGGCGAGGCGTTGGATTGGGTACGTACCCACTGGGGTGGACCTGCGGCGTTGTTGCCACGAGTGAAAGGCCTGTTTTCCAACGGACGCGGCAATGATGATGGGCTTGAGCCCGCCGAGCTTATCGCCGCAGCCCTGCAGGAGCGCAGCGCTGCCTTGCTTGATCTCAAGGCGCCGTGGCGTCAATGGGCGGTGGAATTGCTGGAGATATGCCAGCAAGGCGTGGCGAGTAAAAGCGTCGATGGGCGCAAGATGCAAGCCCGTTATTTTGAGCCGTGGTTCCAGAAGATCACGGCCTGGGTAGAGGATGAAAGCGTTGAGCTTTTGGACATCGGCACGGGATTCACGCGGTTGACACCAGAGGGGATGGCCGAAGCCTGGAAGGGAGAGGTGCCAAATCACCCCGGCCTGGACGCGATGTCAGGGCTCAAGGCGAGCCTGGACGCATTGCCGACACCCGATGCCGCCGTGTTGCAGCATGCCGCGCAATGGGTAGGGGAGCGCTTCGAGGCGGAAAAGCGTCGCCGAGCGGAAATGGGCTTCGACGATATGTTGTTGCGTCTCGACGCGGCTCTACAGGCTGAAGGCGGGGAACGTCTGGCGAGCGTGATTCGTGAGCAGTTTCCGGTCGCTCTGATCGATGAGTTCCAGGACACCGACCCGGTCCAGTACCGGATCTTCGAAAGTATCTATCGCATCAAGGACAACGATCCCGAAACAGGACTGTTCCTGATCGGCGACCCGAAACAGGCCATTTATGCTTTCCGGGGGGCTGACATCTATACCTACCTGCGCGCCCGGGAAGCCACTGCTGGCAGGCTGCATACGCTGGGAACGAACTTTCGTTCCAGCCATGCCATGGTCGGCGCCGTGAACCATATTTTTCAGAACGCGGAAACCCGTCCAAAAGGGCGCGGGGCTTTCCTGTTCCGTGAGCCATCGGGTGAGAATCCGGTGCCGTTCCTGGCAGTGGGATCCCAAGGACGAAAGGAGTCCTTGCTGATCGCAGGACAAACCGTCCCCGCAATGAATATCTGGCACCTGGCCTCGGACCAACCGCTCTCTGGCGCGACGTATCGGCAACACATGGCCGCTGCCTGCGCCAGCGAGATCACTGCGCTGCTCAACGGCGGCCAGTCGGGGCGTGATGGGTTTGTCAGTGACGGGGATACCTTGCGTGGGCTGCTACCGGCGGACATCGCCATTCTGGTTCGAGATGGCAAGGAAGCGCAGGCCGTGCGCGGCGAATTGTCTGCACGAGGCGTACGAAGCGTCTACCTGTCCGACAAGGATTCGGTGTTTGCCGCGCAAGAAGCGCGGGACTTGCTGACCTGGCTGAAGGCGTGCGCCGAGCCGGATGCCGAACGTCCATTGCGAGCGGCGCTGGCCAGCATCACATTGGACTTGCCGATTACGGAGCTGGAGCGACTTAATCAGGATGAGCTGGCATGGGAAAGTCGCGTCATGCAGTTTCGTGGTTATCGGCTGGTCTGGCGTACCCAGGGTGTGCTGCCGATGTTGCGACGCCTGCTGCACGATTTCAAATTGCCCCAGGCCTTGATGACGCGTGGCGACGGGGAGCGGGTGCTGACCAATTTGCTCCATCTGTGCGAACTGTTGCAGCAGGCTGCCGTCGAGCTGGATGGCGAGCAGGCGCTGATTCGATACCTGTCCGAGCATCTGGCGTTGACCGGGCAGGCCGGCGAAGAACAGATCCTTCGCCTGGAAAGCGATGAGCAGTTGGTCAAAGTGGTGACGATCCACAAATCCAAGGGGCTCGAATATCCGTTGGTCTTCCTGCCGTTCATTTGCTCGACGAAACCGGTGGACGGCAGCCGATTGCCTTTGCATTACCACGACGAAGCCGGCCAGGCGCAAATCAGTCTCACGCCGACCCCCGTATTGATCGCCAAGGCCGATGACGAACGCTTGGCCGAAGACCTGCGCCTCCTGTATGTGGCGCTGACTCGCGCCCAACACGCCTGTTGGCTGGGTGTCGCCGATCTCAAGCGTGGCAGCAACAGCCGCTCCATCCTGCACCTGTCGGCGCTGGGTTATCTGCTGGGCGGCGGCGCACCGTTGACGGAGTCGGTGGCGTTGCGGCAATGGCTGGAAGATTTGCAACAAGGCAGCCAAGCGGTGAACTGCCAGGATATGCCCCAGGCCAACGACGAACACTACCTGCCAGCCCAAAACGAAGCGGTGTTGCGCGCACCTTTGTTGCCGGTACGCAAAGCCAGCGAGAACTGGTGGATCGCTTCCTACAGCGCATTGCGCCTGGGCGAAACGCTTAGCGCGGGGGGAGACACCGCACCGGAAAACCCACAGGCGCAGAAACAGTTCGATGATGAGCGTCTTGACCCGGATGCCCCCAGGGAAGTGGTTGCTGTCGGCGGCGACATCCATCGCTTTCCACGTGGTCCGAACCCGGGCACGTTCCTGCACGGTCTTCTGGAGTGGTCGGCCAGGGAAGGATTTACCACCACGCCAGCGGTAATCGAGGATGCTATTGCCCGACGTTGCAACCGCCGAGGCTGGAAAGGCTGGATCACCACGCTTGGCGACTGGTTGCAGCACCTGATCACAACGCCTTTGCATATCGGTGGCGGCCAGGCTCCGGTGTTGTTGACGCAGCTGACTCGCTTCCAGGTCGAAATGGAGTTCTGGTTCGCCAGCCACAAAGTCGATGTGCTCAAGCTTGACGAACTTGTCTGCCGATTCACCCATGGCGGCGTGGCTCGCATCGCCGCGGAGCCGGTGTTGCTCAACGGCATGTTCAAGGGTTTCATCGACTTGACCTTCGAACATGACGGTCGGTACTACGTGGCTGATTACAAGTCCAACTGGCTGGGGGCTGATGACACGGCCTACACCGTGCAGGCGATGGAGCAATCGATCCTGGATAATCGCTACGACTTGCAATACGTCCTGTACCTGTTGGCGCTGCATCGCCAGCTCAAGGCACGCTTGCCCGATTATGACTACGACCGGCATGTCGGCGGAGCGTTGTATATATTCTTGCGTGGCACGCGCGCAGCCAGCCAGGGCGTGTATTTCACCAAGCCCCCGCGAGCCTTGATCGAACAACTCGATCGCCTGTTCCGAGGGGCGCCCGAACCCAAGGCCGAACCGGCGTGGGTACAGGGAGAACTGTTATGA
- the recC gene encoding exodeoxyribonuclease V subunit gamma, which produces MPDATSLSPAFMVVHGNRLDELRSLVISLMRRYPLAPLENEIALVQSNGIAQWLKLALAEHPEDDDTGGCGIAAAIDVQLPGSFMWQLYRMVLGRDEIPAKSLLDKAPLTWRLMRLLPQLIEQPHFEPLRRFLTHDADLRKRYQLSERLADLFDQYQVYRADWLEDWAQGRHQTRNVRGDTKPLAAANCWQAELWRALLLDVGEKGMAQSRAGVHQRYLECINSLEAAPQGLPARVIVFGISSLPAQVLEALAGLSRFSQVLLCVHNPCRHHWADIVADKDLLRHQYKRQARKRGMPEVLDSQTLHQHAHPLLAAWGKQGRDYINLLDSYDDPATYRSVFREGRIDLFSDGQPATLLSQLQNDILELRPLDETREQWPEVDFQQDESIRFHIAHSAQREVEILHDQLLAQFSKDPTLRPRDIIVMVPDIDSYAPHIRAVFGQLDKFDSRFIPFTLTDQGQRGRDPLLIAVEHLLKLPDSRFPVSEILDLLDVPALRERFGIGESDLPTLHRWIEGAGIRWGMSAEHRAGLGLPAELEQNSWRFGLRRMLLGYAVGNSQAYEGIEPYDEIGGLDAALIGPLVALLDALEVAHQELSQPASPQDWGARLHNLMQLFFLASNEHDDYLLTQLEDLRESWLETCESVALHDELPLTVVREAWLAGLDQGRLSQRFLAGAVNFCTLMPMRAIPFKLVCLLGMNDGDYPRAQPPLDFDLMGSDYRPGDRSRREDDRYLMLEALLSAREKLYISWVGRSIRDNSERPPSVLVGQLRDHLASGWRLADGKGSLLGALTQEHPLQPFSARYFYQGDQLFSYATEWRVLHDAQDHTQMPQRLAPYVQEEPLGLGQLQDFLRNPVRHFFSQRLKVFFETIEAPLADDEPFVLDALQRYSLSDSLLEAALIRLDQPDLALQAHAKRLQNSGLLPMAGFGESLQRELIEPLPDLLQRYQQLLALWPTPLASAVPISLQLAEVSVEGWLSGLHQRSDGAVLAITAIPNSIGSTKTRKWHRLIRPWVNHLVACASGLSMTTALVASDDSLLLAPFEEAVSRRLLGDLLQAWQTGMREPLPIAVKTAFAWLAQSDPGKAEAAARKAYDGDGLNFEGERRESPALARQFADFDALVADETFPDWCDALYRPLFEAPWRSLVEEDARS; this is translated from the coding sequence ATGCCGGACGCAACGTCCCTTAGCCCAGCGTTCATGGTGGTTCACGGGAATCGCCTTGATGAATTGCGCAGCCTGGTGATCAGCCTGATGCGGCGTTATCCGCTGGCCCCTCTTGAAAATGAAATCGCGCTGGTACAGAGCAACGGTATTGCCCAATGGCTTAAACTCGCGCTGGCTGAGCACCCGGAAGACGACGATACCGGCGGTTGCGGCATTGCGGCAGCCATCGACGTGCAGTTGCCAGGTAGCTTCATGTGGCAGCTCTATCGAATGGTGCTCGGGCGTGACGAAATCCCTGCCAAATCCCTCTTGGACAAGGCTCCGCTCACATGGAGGCTGATGCGTCTCCTGCCGCAGCTGATTGAACAGCCACATTTCGAACCCCTGCGACGTTTTCTCACTCATGACGCTGACTTGCGCAAGCGCTACCAACTGTCTGAGCGTCTGGCTGACCTGTTTGACCAGTATCAGGTCTACCGTGCCGACTGGCTCGAGGACTGGGCACAGGGACGACACCAGACGAGGAATGTCCGCGGTGACACCAAGCCGCTCGCGGCGGCCAATTGCTGGCAAGCGGAACTGTGGCGAGCCCTGTTGCTGGATGTAGGTGAGAAGGGCATGGCCCAAAGTCGTGCCGGTGTTCATCAGCGCTATCTGGAGTGCATCAACAGCCTGGAAGCCGCTCCACAAGGCCTGCCTGCGCGAGTAATTGTCTTTGGCATATCGTCATTGCCCGCTCAAGTCCTCGAGGCGCTTGCCGGGCTCTCACGGTTTAGCCAGGTTTTGCTGTGTGTCCACAATCCATGCCGACATCATTGGGCAGATATCGTGGCCGACAAGGACTTGCTTCGCCACCAATACAAACGGCAAGCACGTAAGCGCGGCATGCCTGAAGTCCTCGACTCGCAGACGTTGCACCAGCATGCTCATCCTTTATTGGCGGCCTGGGGAAAACAGGGGCGCGACTATATCAATCTGCTCGACAGTTACGATGATCCCGCGACCTATCGCTCGGTATTCCGTGAAGGGCGAATCGATCTGTTCAGCGACGGCCAACCTGCCACCCTCCTCAGCCAGTTGCAGAATGACATTCTTGAGTTGCGTCCCTTGGACGAAACTCGAGAGCAATGGCCAGAGGTCGATTTCCAGCAAGATGAGTCCATCCGCTTCCATATCGCCCATAGCGCACAACGCGAAGTCGAAATCCTCCATGATCAGCTCCTTGCTCAGTTCAGCAAGGATCCGACCTTGCGTCCCCGCGACATTATTGTCATGGTCCCGGATATCGACAGTTATGCGCCGCATATTCGTGCGGTGTTCGGTCAACTTGATAAATTCGACAGTCGTTTCATTCCATTCACCCTGACCGATCAAGGCCAGCGTGGACGTGACCCTCTTCTGATCGCAGTCGAACATTTGCTCAAACTTCCTGATAGTCGTTTTCCGGTCAGCGAAATCCTCGATTTGCTGGACGTCCCGGCGTTGCGCGAGCGGTTTGGCATTGGCGAGTCCGATTTGCCAACGCTGCACCGTTGGATCGAGGGGGCCGGCATCCGTTGGGGAATGAGTGCCGAACATCGTGCCGGGCTGGGTTTGCCCGCAGAGCTTGAACAGAACAGCTGGCGTTTCGGCCTGCGTCGCATGTTATTAGGATATGCGGTCGGCAATTCGCAGGCTTACGAAGGCATCGAGCCGTATGACGAAATCGGTGGTCTCGATGCGGCGTTGATCGGTCCTTTGGTGGCGTTGCTGGATGCCTTGGAAGTCGCTCATCAGGAGCTCAGCCAGCCAGCATCGCCTCAGGATTGGGGCGCGCGCCTGCATAACCTGATGCAGCTGTTCTTCTTGGCGAGCAATGAACACGACGATTATCTACTGACCCAGCTCGAAGACCTGCGTGAATCCTGGCTGGAAACCTGCGAGTCAGTTGCCCTGCACGATGAACTGCCATTGACGGTCGTAAGGGAGGCCTGGCTGGCCGGGTTGGACCAAGGGCGATTGTCCCAGCGCTTCCTGGCTGGGGCGGTCAACTTTTGTACCTTGATGCCGATGCGAGCAATTCCTTTCAAACTGGTCTGTTTGCTGGGAATGAATGACGGTGATTACCCTCGCGCCCAACCGCCCTTGGACTTCGACCTGATGGGCAGCGATTATCGGCCTGGCGATCGCTCCCGGCGCGAGGATGATCGGTACTTGATGCTGGAGGCGCTTCTTTCCGCACGGGAAAAACTCTACATCAGTTGGGTGGGACGCAGCATTCGTGACAATAGCGAGCGACCGCCCTCCGTTCTCGTTGGCCAGCTACGCGATCATCTTGCCAGTGGCTGGCGGTTGGCAGATGGCAAGGGAAGCCTTCTTGGCGCGCTCACCCAGGAGCATCCTCTTCAACCGTTCAGTGCCCGCTATTTTTACCAGGGCGATCAGCTATTCAGTTATGCCACCGAATGGCGAGTGCTTCATGACGCCCAGGATCACACTCAGATGCCTCAGCGATTGGCTCCCTATGTTCAGGAAGAACCCTTGGGACTTGGTCAGTTGCAGGATTTCCTGCGCAATCCTGTCCGTCATTTTTTCAGCCAGCGACTCAAAGTGTTTTTCGAGACCATCGAAGCTCCCCTGGCCGATGATGAGCCTTTCGTGCTCGATGCGTTGCAGCGTTACAGCTTGAGCGACAGCCTGCTCGAAGCCGCTCTCATTCGTCTCGATCAACCGGACCTTGCATTGCAGGCGCATGCCAAACGGCTTCAGAACAGCGGGTTGTTACCCATGGCTGGTTTTGGTGAAAGCCTGCAGCGTGAGTTGATCGAGCCATTGCCAGACCTGCTTCAACGTTACCAACAACTTCTGGCGCTGTGGCCGACTCCATTGGCGAGCGCCGTACCCATCAGTCTGCAATTGGCAGAAGTCAGTGTCGAAGGTTGGCTCAGTGGTCTGCACCAGCGATCTGATGGTGCGGTCTTGGCGATTACCGCCATCCCCAACAGCATCGGTTCCACCAAGACTCGAAAATGGCATCGCCTGATACGGCCTTGGGTGAACCATCTAGTCGCCTGCGCCAGCGGTCTTTCGATGACGACTGCATTGGTTGCCAGTGATGACAGCTTGCTGTTGGCGCCTTTTGAGGAAGCCGTTTCGCGAAGACTGCTCGGTGATCTGTTGCAAGCCTGGCAGACAGGCATGCGCGAGCCGCTGCCGATCGCGGTGAAGACTGCCTTTGCCTGGCTCGCTCAGAGCGACCCCGGAAAGGCCGAAGCGGCGGCTCGAAAAGCCTATGACGGCGACGGTCTGAATTTCGAAGGCGAGCGGCGGGAAAGCCCGGCCCTGGCCCGACAGTTCGCTGACTTTGACGCGCTCGTTGCAGACGAAACGTTTCCCGACTGGTGCGATGCGCTCTATCGACCGTTATTCGAAGCGCCCTGGCGTTCACTGGTCGAAGAGGACGCGCGTTCATGA
- a CDS encoding YfiR family protein, whose translation MVAVRGAACSENWKPHVLAGFLWMLSFAVVAQEQATPDRADQRAEAVTQVVLGILSYARWPVEPTQLQLCIVGPTQYTDVLVKGTTQATGRPVSVQRVLADHPGIADDCNAVYIGRLTNEERSRLFTSLIGKPVLSISEGGDQCTVGSLFCLRVGDEQVSFEVNLDSVARSGVRIHPSVLQLSRRRPAAP comes from the coding sequence ATGGTGGCAGTTCGGGGGGCAGCGTGCAGCGAGAACTGGAAGCCTCATGTGCTTGCCGGCTTCCTATGGATGCTGTCATTCGCGGTGGTCGCTCAAGAGCAGGCAACCCCCGACCGCGCCGACCAGCGAGCCGAAGCGGTCACACAGGTCGTGCTGGGCATCCTCAGCTATGCCCGTTGGCCTGTGGAGCCGACACAATTGCAGCTCTGTATCGTCGGTCCGACTCAATATACCGATGTGCTTGTCAAAGGTACGACCCAGGCCACGGGCCGACCGGTATCCGTGCAGCGGGTGCTGGCAGATCATCCTGGCATCGCCGACGACTGCAACGCTGTCTACATCGGCAGGCTGACCAATGAGGAACGCTCGCGCCTGTTCACGTCATTGATTGGCAAGCCTGTGTTGAGCATCAGCGAGGGGGGCGATCAATGTACCGTGGGCAGTCTGTTCTGCCTGCGGGTCGGCGATGAACAGGTCTCGTTCGAGGTCAACCTTGATTCGGTTGCGCGCAGTGGCGTGCGAATTCATCCGAGCGTTCTCCAGCTTTCACGTCGCAGGCCGGCCGCCCCATGA